A genomic segment from Anabas testudineus chromosome 6, fAnaTes1.2, whole genome shotgun sequence encodes:
- the ckap5 gene encoding cytoskeleton-associated protein 5 isoform X3, with protein MGDDSEWMKLPIDQKCEHKVWKARLNGYEEALKLFQRIEDEKSPEWGKYLGLIKKFVTESNAVAQLKGLEAALAYIENAHVAGKTTAEVVSGVVTKVFNQPKARAKELGTDICLMYIEIEKAEVVQDELLKGLDNKNPKIVVACIETLRKALSEFGSKIVTLKPVVKVLPKQFESREKAVRDEAKLLAIEIYKWIRDALRPPLQNINSVQLKELEEEWVKLPSSPPKQSRFLRSQQDLKAKFEQHQAQGEQSEGEDEVETAAAVDPYELLEAVEVLSKMPKDFYEKIEAKKWQERKEALEAVDALTKNPKLENGDYGDLVRALKKVVGKDANVMLVSMAAKCLAGLASGLRKKFGTYAGQVVPTILEKFKEKKPQVVQALQEAIDAIFLTTTLQNLSEDILGVMDNKNPSIKQQASLFLARSFRHCTQATLPKSILKPFCAALIKQVNDSAPEVRDAAFEALGTAMKVVGEKAVNPFLADLDKLKLDKIKECADKVELPGGRKGGGGGGGSVGDKKPATKAPPPAEAPPKSSAPPKKTQTAAASKPSAGPPKKGKPLSAAGGKTKKTSDSKEVTESELSAEVCEDLAAGVLPASCLQQLDSANWKERLASMEEFQRAVETMDKAVMPCQALVRMLAKKPGWKETNFQVMQMKLHIVALIAQRGQFSKTSASMVLDGLVDKIGDVKCGSNAKEGLTAIGEACSLPWTAEQVVSTAFSQKNPKNQAETLNWLANAMKEFGFAGINVKAFINNVKTALGATNPAVRTSAISLLGVMYLYMGAPLRMFFEDEKPALLSQIDAEFEKMQGQSPPAPIRSIKKAAVEEEGDEAEEQDEDGRGHDIMDLLPRTDISDKITSDLVSKIGDKNWKIRKEGLDETASIVSEAKFITVNLGELPLALKGRLSDSNKILVQQTLTILQQLATAMGPGLKQHVKALGIPVITVLGDSKPNVRAAAMTTLQSWVEQTGMKEWLEGEDLSEELKRENPFLRQEVLGWLAEKLPTMRTVPGDLMLCIPQLYACLEDRNGDVRKKAQDALPTFMMHLGYDKMNKATGKLKPASKDQVVAMLEKARAVMPAKPAAPAVKAGGGKGPAEPSRSASASRSQPASDDVDIKTEAKKVRGGVAAKKGAAAKKPPAKGPKDDEDKSGPIFILIPNAKEQRIKEEKQLKILKWNFITPRDEYVEQLKTQMSTCFAKWLQDELFHFDFQRHVKAIGVMIERLESESEATISCLDLILKWFTLRFFDTNTTVLMKVLEYLKLLFAMLNRENYHLTEYEANSFVPYLILKVGESKDVVRKDVRAILTMLCKVYPASKVFPFLMDGTKSKNSKQRAECLEELGCLIEGYGMNVCQPTPAKSLKEIAVHIGDRDTSVRNAALNTVVAVYNVCGDQVYKLIGNLSEKDMSMLEERIKRSAKKTPAAPAAKQSVPERSQREHPTNPNATFLRKPAQEDPNKLNQARQNTQHSESSHPSIPKEFQLDLDMIEMDQSRVCELPDLVQHKLDELLEPIMIPEPKIRSVSPHFDDLHNSTASTINFVISQVASGDINTSIQALAQIDEVLRQEDKAEVMSGHIDQFLIATFMQLRLIYSTHMADDRLDKKDIIKLYSCIIGNMLSLFSMESLAREASMGVLKDLMHGLITLMLDGRVEDIEEGQQLIRSVNLLVIRVLEKSDQTNMISALLVLLQDSLVTTAGPPMSSELVMKCLWRMIRFLPETINSINLDRILLDVHNFMKVFPKEKLKQLKSDVPHRTLKTLLHTLCKLTGAKILDHLSMIENRNESELEAHLRRVIKHSGNLSGLKSDRGNEKIGLRTEDRMSKAKVSDILSEIFKKIGSKENTKEGLTELYEYKQKYSDADLEPFLKNTSQFFQSYVERGLRMIESEREGKARIQTSAVIPQHGVDSSLSSNEELKPAVYYERLKILRQRQGLENTSRQGVGGSEDEPQQRPPISSLLTSKPSVASSTDMLHSKLSQLKESRELYQQEHNAHSHSPTHAHTRSASPAANLDDLKKRLERIKSNRQ; from the exons ATGGGGGACGATAGTGAGTGGATGAAGCTTCCCATCGACCAGAAATGTGAACACAAG gtgTGGAAAGCCCGTCTAAATGGCTACGAGGAAGCCCTGAAGTTGTTTCAGAGGATAGAAGATGAGAAGAGTCCAGAATGGGGGAAGTACCTAGGACTGATAAAGAAGTTTGTCACTGAATCTAATGCTGTGGCTCAGCTTAAAGGCCTGGAGGCTGCCCTGGCCTACATTGAGAATGCTCATGTAGCTGGCAA GACGACGGCTGAGGTGGTTTCAGGTGTGGTGACCAAAGTGTTCAACCAGCCAAAGGCCCGGGCTAAAGAACTGGGCACCGACATCTGCCTGATGTACATCGAAATAGAGAAGGCTGAGGTGGTTCAGGATGAGCTGCTGAAAGGTCTGGACAACAAGAACCCCAAGATAGTGGTGGCCTGCATCGAGACGCTCAGGAAGGCTCTCAG TGAGTTTGGATCGAAGATAGTGACACTGAAGCCAGTAGTAAAGGTTTTACCCAAACAGTTTGAGTCCAGAGAGAAGGCGGTAAGAGACGAAGCCAAGTTGCTTGCTATAGAGATCTACAAATGGATCCGGGATGCCCTGAGACCCCCGCTGCAGAACATTAACTCTGTGCAG ctgaaggagctggaggaggagtgGGTTAAGCTGCCTTCCTCCCCTCCCAAGCAAAGCAGGTTCCTGCGCTCCCAGCAGGACCTGAAGGCTAAGTTTGAACAGCACCAGGCACAAGGAGAACAGTCTGAAG GAGAAGATGAGGTGGAAACGGCTGCAGCAGTGGATCCCTATGAGCTGCTGGAAGCTGTGGAGGTTTTGTCCAAGATGCCCAAAGACTTTTATGAGAAAATA GAAGCTAAGAAATGGCAGGAAAGGAAAGAGGCCCTGGAAGCTGTGGATGCTCTGACCAAGAACCCTAAATTAGAAAATGGAGACTATGGTGACCTTGTCAGAGCCCTGAAGAAG GTGGTGGGGAAAGATGCCAATGTGATGCTGGTGTCAATGGCAGCTAAATGTCTGGCTGGACTGGCCTCTGGTCTCAGGAAGAAATTTGGAACATATGCTGGACAG GTGGTTCCAACCATTCTGGAGAAGTTCAAGGAGAAGAAACCTCAGGTTGTGCAGGCCCTGCAGGAAGCTATTGATGCCATCTTTCTCACT accACTCTCCAGAACCTTTCAGAGGATATCCTGGGTGTGATGGACAATAAGAACCCCTCCATTAAGCAGCAGGCCTCTCTGTTTCTGGCCCGCTCCTTTAGACACTGCACACAGGCCACGCTACCCAAGAGCATCTTGAAACCTTTCTGTGCTGCTCTTATTAAG CAAGTGAACGACTCTGCTCCAGAGGTGCGTGATGCTGCCTTTGAAGCTTTGGGTACCGCCATGAAAGTGGTGGGAGAGAAAGCTGTGAACCCTTTTCTTGCTGACTTGGATAAACTTAAACTGGATAAG ATAAAGGAGTGTGCTGATAAAGTTGAGCTTCCTGGTggaagaaagggaggaggaggaggtggtggcaGTGTGGGCGACAAGAAGCCTGCAACTAAAGCCCCTCCACCTGCTGAAGCTCCACCAAAGTCATCTGCTCCACCCAAGAAGACCCAAACTGCTGCTGCCAGCAAG CCTTCAGCAGGTCCTCCTAAGAAAGGCAAGCCATTGTCAGCAGCTGGTGGAAAAACCAAGAAGACCTCTGACAGTAAAGAAGTCACAGAAAGTGAActgtct GCTGAGGTGTGTGAGGACCTGGCAGCTGGTGTCCTTCCTGCCTCTTGTCTGCAGCAACTGGACTCAGCCAACTGGAAGGAGAGACTGGCTAGTATGGAGGAGTTCCAGAGG GCAGTTGAGACCATGGATAAGGCAGTGATGCCCTGCCAGGCCTTAGTCAGGATGCTGGCAAAGAAACCAGGCTGGAAGGAGACAAACTTCCAG GTGATGCAGATGAAGCTTCACATTGTGGCTCTTATTGCTCAGAGAGGACAGTTTTCAAAGACATCAGCCTCTATGGTTTTGGATGGCTTGGTGGATAAAATTGGAGACGTCAAGTGTGGCAGCAACGCCAAAGAGGGACTGACTGCTATTGGAGAGGCCTGCTCACTGCCGTGGACTGCAGAACAG GTTGTGTCTACGGCGTTTTCACAGAAGAATCCCAAGAACCAGGCAGAGACTCTGAACTGGCTGGCTAATGCAATGAAGGAGTTTGGCTTTGCTGG TATAAATGTGAAGGCTTTCATCAACAATGTGAAGACGGCCCTGGGAGCAACTAACCCTGCAGTTCGGACATCAGCCATCTCACTGCTGGGAGTCATGTACCTCTACATGGGAGCTCCTCTGCGCATGTTCTTTGAAGATGAGAAGCCAGCTCTCCTTTCACAGATAGATGCTGAGTTTGAGAAG ATGCAGGGCCAGTCTCCACCAGCTCCAATCAGATCCATCAAGAAGGCAGCAGTGGAGGAAGAAGGTGATGAAGCAGAAGAGCAGGATGAAGATGGAAGGGGACATGACATTATGGACTTACTGCCCAGAACAGACATCAG TGACAAGATCACGTCTGATCTTGTATCCAAAATTGGGGATAAGAACTGGAAGATCAGGAAGGAGGGTCTGGACGAGACTGCATCCATTGTCTCAGAGGCCAAGTTCATCACAGTCAACCTTGGAGAGCTGCCTCTGGCCCTAAAAGGGCGACTTAGTGATTCCAACAAAATCCTG GTCCAGCAGACCTTGACaatcctgcagcagctggctACAGCCATGGGACCTGGGCTCAAACAGCATGTAAAAGCACTGGGGATCCCTGTTATCACTGTACTAGGAGACAGCAAG CCTAATGTAAGGGCAGCTGCCATGACCACTCTGCAGTCCTGGGTGGAGCAGACTGGAATGAAGGAATGGTTGGAGGGGGAGGATCTgtcagaggagctgaagagagAGAATCCGTTCCTGCGACAGGAG GTGCTTGGCTGGTTAGCAGAGAAGCTGCCCACCATGAGGACGGTACCTGGGGATCTGATGCTGTGCATTCCCCAGCTCTACGCCTGCTTGGAGGACAGAAATGGAGATGTGAGAAAGAAAGCTCAGGACGCCCTTCCCACATTCATGATGCACCTGGGCTACGACAAAATGAACAAGGCTACTGGGAAACTCAAA CCTGCGTCTAAGGATCAGGTGGTAGCCATGTTGGAAAAGGCCAGAGCAGTAATGCCAGCTAAGCCTGCTGCACCAGCAGTCaaagctggaggaggaaaaggcCCCGCAGAGCCAAGTAGATCTGCTTCAG CCTCTAGGTCTCAGCCAGCTAGTGATGATGTTGACATTAAAACCGAAGCCAAGAAAGTCAGAGGAGGAGTTGCTGCTAAGAAG GGTGCAGCTGCTAAGAAGCCTCCAGCCAAAGGCCCGAAGGATGATGAAGATAAGTCTGGACCAATCTTCATCCTCATCCCCAATGCCAAGGAGCAGAGGatcaaagaagaaaagcaacTAAAG ATTTTGAAGTGGAACTTCATTACTCCCCGAGATGAATATGTGGAGCAGCTGAAAACCCAGATGTCCACCTGCTTTGCCAAGTGGTTGCAGGATGAgctctttcactttgacttCCAGAGACACGTCAAGGCCATAGGAGTCATGATTGAG AGGCtggagagtgagagtgaagccACCATTAGCTGTTTGGACCTCATTCTAAAATGGTTCACCTTGCGCTTCTTTGACACCAACACCACTGTGCTGATGAAGGTGCTGGAGTATCTAAAGCTGTTGTTTGCAATGCTGAACAGAGAGAACTATCACCTGACTGAGTATGAAGCCAATTCCTTCGTCCCCTACCTCATACTCAAG gTTGGAGAGTCAAAGGATGTAGTCCGCAAGGATGTGCGGGCTATACTGACCATGCTGTGTAAGGTTTACCCTGCGTCAAAGGTCTTCCCTTTCCTGATGGATGGAACAAAGTCCAAGAACTCCAAACAGAGAGCTG AGTGTCTGGAGGAGTTGGGTTGTTTGATAGAGGGCTATGGGATGAATGTATGCCAGCCAACTCCAGCTAAGTCTCTGAAGGAGATTGCCGTTCACATCGGTGACAGAGACACATCTGTCCGCAATGCCGCCCTCAACACAGTGGTGGCTGTCTACAATGTCTGTGGTGACCAAGTCTACAAACTAATAGGAAAT TTGTCAGAGAAAGACATGAGCATGTTAGAGGAGAGAATCAAGCGTTCAGCCAAGAAgactcctgctgctcctgctgctaaGCAGAGTGTGCCAGAGAGGTCTCAGAGAGAGCACCCAACTAACCCCAATGCCACCTTCCTCCGCAAGCCTGCACAGGAAGACCCCAACAAACTCAA CCAAGCTCGCCAGAACACCCAGCACAGCGAGTCTTCCCACCCCTCCATCCCCAAGGAGTTCCAGTTAGACCTGGACATGATCGAGATGGACCAGAGTCGAGTGTGTGAGCTGCCCGACCTAGTCCAGCACAAACTTGACGAACTGCTGGAGCCCATTATGATTCCTGAACCCAA GATACGTTCTGTGTCTCCTCATTTTGATGACCTCCACAACAGCACAGCCTCCACCATCAACTTTGTGATCTCTCAGGTGGCTAGTGGTGACATTAACACCAGCATACAGGCACTGGCACAG ATTGATGAGGTGCTGCGGCAGGAGGACAAAGCAGAAGTCATGTCAGGACACATCGATCAGTTCCTCATCGCTACCTTCATGCAGCTCAGGCTCATCTACAGCACACACATGGCTGATGACCGGCTGGACAAGAAAGACATCATCAAACTGTACAGCTGCATCATAGGAAATATGCTGTCT TTGTTCTCTATGGAGTCCCTGGCCAGAGAGGCGTCTATGGGTGTGCTGAAAGACCTGATGCATGGTCTGATAACACTGATGCTTGATGGCAGAGTGGAAGACATAGAAGAGGGACAGCAGCTAATCAGATCAGTGAACCTGCTTGTAATCAGAGTCCTGGAGAAGTCTGATCAGACAAACATGATTAG TgctctgctggttctgcttcAGGACAGTTTAGTCACCACAGCCGGTCCCCCCATGTCTTCTGAACTGGTCATGAAG tgtctgtGGAGGATGATCCGCTTCCTTCCAGAGACCATCAACAGCATCAACCTGGATCGAATCCTACTAGATGTCCACAACTTCATGAAAGTTTTCCCcaaagagaaactgaagcagctcaaGAGCGACGTCCCACACAGAACCCTGAAAACTCTGTTACACACACTCTGCAAGCTCACAGGGGCCAAG ATCCTGGACCACTTATCAATGATAGAAAATCGTAACGAGTCAGAGTTGGAGGCACATCTCAGGCGGGTGATCAAACACTCTGGAAACCTGTCAGGGCTCAAGAGCGACCGAGGCAACGAGAAGATTGGTCTCCGTACG GAGGATCGAATGTCGAAGGCAAAGGTCAGTGACATCCTGTCAGAAATCTTCAAGAAGATCGGCTCTAAGGAGAACACTAAAGAG GGCTTGACGGAGTTGTATGAATACAAACAGAAGTACTCTGATGCAGACCTTGAGCCCTTCCTCAAGAACACGTCCCAGTTCTTCCAGAGCTATGTGGAACGAGGCCTCCGCATGATCGAGTCTGAGAGGGAGGGCAAGGCTCGAATCCAGACCTCAGCAG TGATCCCTCAGCACGGTGTGGACTCCAGTCTGAGCAGCAATGAAGAGTTGAAACCAGCTGTTTACTATGAGAGACTCAAGATCTTGAGACAGAGACAAGGCCTGGAAAACACATCCAGG CAGGGCGTCGGCGGAAGCGAGGACGAGCCCCAGCAGCGGCCTCCTATCTCATCACTGCTGACCTCGAAGCCGTCTGTGGCGTCGTCCACCGACATGCTCCACAGTAAGCTGTCTCAGCTCAAGGAGTCCAGAGAGCTGTACCAGCAGGAACACAATGCACACTCTCATTCCCCAACACACGCGCACACCCGCTCGGCCTCGCCCGCGGCCAATCTGGACGACCTGAAGAAACGTCTGGAGAGGATCAAGAGCAACCGGCAGTGA